The genomic stretch CATGTCGGGACCATTTATCGAATCGGGTATGATACATGCTTCAGTCAAACAATCGAATATGCAAGCAACAGCATCCAgaggaaattcaatttcgcaTCCGACGCAACAATCCAAGCAATTTGACACACAGCTCGGTTTCTTGTTTCGAACAAATTCGGGTGTGTTGGCGTTCAGTGCGGCTAGTGCAGCCTTTGAGGTAGATGCCCCATAattaacaatattttgataatttattttgttcgatgAACAAGCAGCTTTTGTTGACGATTCCGACAAGCATTTACACGATGATTGCTCATCCATTTTTTGGTAATGACGCGATGTATCAAACTGTCCGTACGTATTTCTTCCGAAGTAAATGTTTGAGTTAACGGACGATTGATTGCATGAGGTCTTATTTGCAGTGGAACAGTCACATCGATAACTTTTCGCAAGCGTACAGCACTTCGGTTTTTCAGTCGTAAATATCTTGCAACAATAGTTTTTGATGCAACATTGATTTTTGGTGTGTTGAGAGCAAGGTTTCAAGGATGAAGACGATgaagacgacgacgacgacgtcGATGGCTGCGCCTCAACCGAATCATTAGCAGTAGAATTTGCTTCTGGCTTTGAGCTACTACTCTCCCCGCCATTAGCGGTTTTGTCATCGGCCGATTGTGGATTTTTAGCATTTTTGCAGTCACAGTTTGCATTCGCTTGTGGTTCGACATCGTACGGCTTTACAGAGGATGCAGCAGCTTCACGTCCTTTCATCTCTTGCAAACATCTGTGTCCGTAGTTGTCATGGATGTACTTATCTAAATCCTTACTACAATGTGGTCGTGGACTGAAGAAGTATGAATCGCCAACCATTCCAGATGACGATCGATGAACGATACTACAGTTGTCGGCATGGCATGTGCTGGGAGCGGCATTCAGATTCGGAAGGTAATTGTAGCGATTACCAGAGTTGAAATTAGATGATCCGTAGCGTTGATCGTACATGTGGTTGCCTAATGGGCCAAAACTTGTTCGAAAGAATGTAGGTGGATGCATATTGCTACCGAGGTTGTAGCGGTTGTTTTGGAAATTGTTGTTAAAGTGATTGTGGTAGTTGACACGTTCACGAGTTTCGATACAACGCTTGCACCCATCATGAGGAATATTATTGTACCTTGATGTGCTGTTGTAGTCGTACCGGTACATTTTGTAATCCTCTTTGTGTGGATTTAAATTGTGCAATGGTACAGCAGGTACTGCACTTCTGCTACTTGATTTTGATTCTTTGCAGTTGCAGCAACAGTGACTGGCCTTAACTGGTTCTTCAACTGGAGGATATTGTGCAGCAACAAATTGTTGATATCTGTGCCACAAGATCTGAGCAtctttttgaatttgtttcattgtTCGTACAACGCTGACGGACAAGCGTAATGCTGCCTCGGTATGGCCGTGCGATCGTAAAGAATCCACTCTAGCTGCACACATCGAAAGTGGTTCATGCCACAATGGCTGACccaaagaattgaaattagATCTTAAACCAGTCGGTTGAGTCTGTTTACTCGATGTAGCTGTTTGTATGGAATTATTACTGCTGATCGAGTAATTGTTGCtggccaaaatatttttcaaatgctGATTATCCCACGACATGCCGACTGCATCTAAGGCTTTGTGGAAAATGGTTCGAGGAACTTTATTACGACCAGCAGCACTGCCGTTATTTAATTTAACCTTTTTTGCCGGTCGAGCATTGTCGCCATCAGGGTTTGCTTCGCGTGGCCGAATTCGGCTAGGGTTGGAAACTGGAGGTTTTTCATCATCAAGTTTGTTCTTCGACTCTTCGGCAATGTTCGGTGGAGAAATGTGCGGCTTTAAAGTGCACTTTTCACAAGGCGTTTTTGCCACGTCGAGACACATCTTCGACGAATGTCCGTTTTCGTGATCTAATTTGTCTACAAAACAGTCACATTCCTTAGCTGGAACAGCGTCGGTTTCTTCACGATCTTCCCGTTCATCAGTACAATCACAATTATCGTCTATTTCCTTACTGTCGGAACTATTGATGGAAGATTCAGTCGGTGGTATGCTTAGCTTATTATCACAGGTATCCATATGGCGTTTGTGCTCGACGCTCCTATCCGAATCACCAGAGGAGCAATTTTTTTGGCAAGAATATGTCGAGTCTTTGGAAGAGCCAACCGCATTAATACTATTTAGACCTAGAACACGTTTCGTACACACATCTACATTATCACAACATTCACTATTGCAATTCAGACATCGGTCTTTGATCGTTACACATTTGCTACACTTGCAGTTCGTCAAGTCACAGTCTAATTTCACCACGTCTTCACTATCACCTAGTTTATCAATTCGCAAAAAGTTGTTGTACTCATCGTTGCCGTAGTAGTTATTCATTCGACTACTCGGACCAGCCTCGTCCAAGTccatatttttgttaataattttatcaCGATCGCCGATGTTAATGTCACCCAGTTCAATTTCGCCGTCATTGTCGTAATCATTGTCGATATCCATTGATTCTCTGGAACTTTCATCATTTACCGGCGGAACGATGTCTAAATTCAAATTGCAACCAGATCCTTCGCTTAACAATGCCAAACCGAAATTTCCACGACTGTTGTCATCAAAACTTCCGACCGGACGAGAATCttcttgtaaattttcatCGTCACTCTTGTTCAAATAGTCGATATGTTTTCGAATGCTACTGCGTGGCCTAGGACTTCGAACTGCTTCATCTTCCAAATCATTGTTTTGTATATTGTTGTCGTTGATGTTCTCTTGCAACAGTAAATTGTTGTTATCATTCGGAATGTCTCCTTCGGGCtgttcattattttcttccatttctgCGTCAGCATCGGCATCGGAATCGGAATCAGACTCTGAACTGTCGTAATTGTCATCGTTGTAGTTATCACGCTGGTTGTGATTTCGCTGGTACATCATGTTGCGTAGATTGTTTTCCCGAAAAAACCGATTTCGATCTCGTTCCCGTTCTCGATGTGATCGTTCACGatactaaaacaaaaaaagataaattttgaGTTCAAAATGTTCCGTTTCTAAAGGCGAAagcaaattacattttcattcct from Bradysia coprophila strain Holo2 unplaced genomic scaffold, BU_Bcop_v1 contig_138, whole genome shotgun sequence encodes the following:
- the LOC119074156 gene encoding zinc finger SWIM domain-containing protein 5-like, translated to MSCCHGLFQVGQVGPVCPYLTRNNLRQRVGAVRSPDSLLDITARIVAESEPFQRIEEQYERIPEPVQRRIIFWSFPRNERDICMYSSLSRVSTMNSGEQQNLSFCKGVKLLENGCVDNVLQVGFHLSGIVWTYPPSSIDYGNHHNNNSNSSYGGQIGNGNNLIGQQQPTARMSSTERDTANNGGVNYPIEENKKYKVSVSFDRCKITSVTCSCDTKDIFWCHHVVALSLYRIRNAEVVKLRVPISETLLQMSRQQLQKFVQYLISAHHTEVLPTAQKLADEILQQKSEINAICGAPDPTAGAATDDDHSWHLDESQVCEAVRSYLGQGSYYNGNKQLNSLFAKVREMLRAQDSNGARMLTLITEQFLSDPRLVMWKSHGTPMTEKCRQLWDQLGALWVCIVLNPRATAIERSQWKTLLDKWSKNDVCPQEDPDFRPPGRNENYRERSHRERERDRNRFFRENNLRNMMYQRNHNQRDNYNDDNYDSSESDSDSDADADAEMEENNEQPEGDIPNDNNNLLLQENINDNNIQNNDLEDEAVRSPRPRSSIRKHIDYLNKSDDENLQEDSRPVGSFDDNSRGNFGLALLSEGSGCNLNLDIVPPVNDESSRESMDIDNDYDNDGEIELGDINIGDRDKIINKNMDLDEAGPSSRMNNYYGNDEYNNFLRIDKLGDSEDVVKLDCDLTNCKCSKCVTIKDRCLNCNSECCDNVDVCTKRVLGLNSINAVGSSKDSTYSCQKNCSSGDSDRSVEHKRHMDTCDNKLSIPPTESSINSSDSKEIDDNCDCTDEREDREETDAVPAKECDCFVDKLDHENGHSSKMCLDVAKTPCEKCTLKPHISPPNIAEESKNKLDDEKPPVSNPSRIRPREANPDGDNARPAKKVKLNNGSAAGRNKVPRTIFHKALDAVGMSWDNQHLKNILASNNYSISSNNSIQTATSSKQTQPTGLRSNFNSLGQPLWHEPLSMCAARVDSLRSHGHTEAALRLSVSVVRTMKQIQKDAQILWHRYQQFVAAQYPPVEEPVKASHCCCNCKESKSSSRSAVPAVPLHNLNPHKEDYKMYRYDYNSTSRYNNIPHDGCKRCIETRERVNYHNHFNNNFQNNRYNLGSNMHPPTFFRTSFGPLGNHMYDQRYGSSNFNSGNRYNYLPNLNAAPSTCHADNCSIVHRSSSGMVGDSYFFSPRPHCSKDLDKYIHDNYGHRCLQEMKGREAAASSVKPYDVEPQANANCDCKNAKNPQSADDKTANGGESSSSKPEANSTANDSVEAQPSTSSSSSSSSSSLKPCSQHTKNQCCIKNYCCKIFTTEKPKCCTLAKSYRCDCSTANKTSCNQSSVNSNIYFGRNTYGQFDTSRHYQKMDEQSSCKCLSESSTKAACSSNKINYQNIVNYGASTSKAALAALNANTPEFVRNKKPSCVSNCLDCCVGCEIEFPLDAVACIFDCLTEACIIPDSINGPDMGRLSFDSVSGAAEDGSLISPRYHHVRVPLSNDRSETYLTLAFEAATLALGKQRIMPQGLYSQHVICKQQDQLIARLRHVDLDQLLVEVLKQLTIQMLDGGPSSGLGMSIHPESVPMHTLARFLFASLLNQHLDLAFQVGLRAMRLPVLEESNESAMDNNIQNSNNYQRDGFILSRYPRWWTLGHLETQQCSLSSTMLSAAKGDPTRLSSVLESARRNIHSSSHLFKLAQDAFRFATPESDHRNRTLLGVAFELGLQVMRMTLTCLNWRRREMVRWLVTCATQLGLDALLSIMQNWYQLFTPTEATGAVATTIMSHSARLNLNVMQQDELSACARNLALQCATKDPPNCALNALTLCENDPIAFETAYQIVIDAATHIMTSSQLFTIARYMEHRGYPMRAYKLAMLAMKNVHLAYNQDSHPAINDIHWACALSHSLGKAELANMIPLVIKNVQCATVLSDILRRCSVPSPGISHFNTHHRGNNMRPCQKLSYDRAPLRQLLEAAVAAYVNTTHSRLSHISPRHYGDFIDFLGKARDTFVLARDGPAHFSRLIENITVAYKGKKKLVRQVRQRFQFV